Genomic DNA from Candidatus Zixiibacteriota bacterium:
AATCAGTTTCTCAGCTTCGTCTCTTGTCTGGGCGATCAGTTCACGCGCTTTTTCTTCGCTCAGATCTCCGCTTTCGATATCTTCAGCGGTTCTGTCGACCAGTTTTTTGAGTTCAGCAATTTTATCTGCTTCTGTGTTTTCCATGTTTGCTCCTAAAAGCTGTGTCTGGCTATCATATCAGCCTGACTTATATCCTCGATCGGTATGGCACCGTACTCGACCAGTCCGGGATCGATTGGTGTGTCTTTGTCACCGATCGCGAAAGTCAGTTTTCCCAGGTTCTTTGCCCGTTCGGCCGTGTCGATCGTGCCCTTCGAGTTCCTGTCGATTTCACCTAATACCAGCGAATGGGACAGTCCTACAATGATGCGGTTTCGCATAAGAAGCCTGTGGTCATCGGCTTCGGTGTCAGGAGGGTATTCCGAAATAAGAGCCCCTTTTTCAAGCAGTTCCTCGGCCAGTCGTTCATTCTCAGAGGGATATATATGGTTGAACCCACAGCCCAGTACGGCGTAGGATCGACCATCGGCCTTGATCGCTCCCAGGTGGGCCGAGGTATCTACCCCGCGTGAAAGACCGGAAACGATAACCGCGCCTGTATCCGCCAGGGCTTTGCCGTAATTGACCGAGATCGCCAGCCCCTCAGCGGTAGCATGGGAGGATCCGGCGAAGGCGATGAAAGTCTCGGACTGAAGCGGGAAGTTTCCGCGATAGTACAGCACGAACGGCGGATCGGAAGTCTCCCGCAGGAGGTCCGGGTAGTCGGGATCTAAAATAGTCATGGTATGGATTCCCGATTCGGTGTAGTCGTGAAGCTGGTCGCGGATATTTTCCAGAGAGTGTTCGAGGCTGGTAATCGTGTGCGCAATGTCTTCATCGATACCGTGGAGCTCGGTCAACTGGTAATGATCTGCGGCCAGCAGGTCCTCAAGGGTTTTGAATCTCGCCAAAAGCATCTGCACTTGCCTCGAATCCAAACCTGCATTTTCAGTCAGGCCGACTAATATTTCACGCTGATAGTCTGTCATTGCCAAAATCCCTCTATCCTGCATAAAAAGTATGCAGACAGCCTTATCTGTCAAGCGATATTAGGAAAATGAAACAGTTATAACACTGCACAAGTTCGAGCACACAGTTTTAACGACTATCGCTTGCGGGTGAAAAATTCAAAAGACTTCCGCGCTGAAGGTATAGATTTCGGTCTCGGGATCCTGGTAAGATTCGGGCGGAAGGCCGGCCTTGAGGCAGGTCTGTTGCAGAAAAGTATCCCGGTCCCAGCCGTATTCTGTTGCCACCTGAGGCAACAGCAGACCGGAATTGTAACCGAATTTTATAACCAGGCCGTGTTTACCGACTTCGATCAGGTTCAGGTCGCGAATCCTTTTTAAAGGAGTCATGACCGAGATTTCTATTTCCAGCTGATCGACTTCTTCTTCCCTGACCGGTGAGAAGCGCGGATCCTCGAAAGCGGCCGCCTGTGCCATTTCGATGACAGCTTCATAGAGAGGCCTGATACCCTCAACCAGTCCGATACATCCGCGTAACTGCCCATTCTTTTTGAGTGTAACGAATGCTCCCCGATTCTCCTTGAGCAGGTCGGAATTCAGTTTTAGCCCGGGGATTACCGTGGAATCGAAGCGAGATCGAATCGAATCGCGGGCAAGCTTTTTCAGTTGATCTTTTTCAGCGTCTGTCAGCGCCATGTCAATCTCCGTGGAGAACAGCCGCGAGGTAGCCGACCACCTCGGATCGGTCGCCGGTGATCTCACCGCTGTCGGCATAATCGGTCACAGTCGAGTGTTTGGCACCCAGCTTTTTTGCCGCGATCATGGCCGCAGTCATTGGACCACCTCCACAGGCTTCGGCCTTGCCTTCGGCTATTGTTTTGTACAGGCCCTCGGGGTCGAAGTCTTCAACTTTCTGCCTGATTAGCGAATCCTTCTCGGAAGCGATATCCGATGAATGAAAATGCGAGAGGTCGGTCGAGGCCACGATCAAAGTCGAGCTGTTTTCGAACGCCGAGGCCAGCGATTCTCCCAGAGCCGAAATAACATCCCATTCCTGCTCGCCCATAACGATCGGTACCAGCTTGAAATCGCCCAGGACAAGCTGTAAAAACGGTAGTTGTACCTCCAGCGAATGCTCCTGTCTCATCCCGCCGCCGGTGTGACCGCGGGCCGAGAGATATATCTTGGAGGGATTGATATCGGCCAGCCTGGCAGTCATATCAGTATCGATAAAAAGTTTGCCGAGCGGGGTGACATACGCCTGACCGTTGTAAATCGAACAGCCGGTGAAAAATGTCGTGTGTGATGGAGATATCACCACCACCCGATCGTACTTGAGTCCCTCGAGTTGTTTGTAAGCCGAAGCCGCCACCGGACCGGAATACATATAGCCGGCATGCGGGGCGATCACTGCCTGAATATTTCCTGAATTCACAACCTTGCCGGATTCAGCCATAAACTTTGCAATCATGCGCGAAAGGTCGACCGGGTCTCGAGGATAAAAACTTCCTGCAGTAGCCGGATAGCGTTCTTCATCTGTATGTAGATTCTGACTTGTCATGCTTCTAAGATAAGAAGTCAGAATATAAATACAACTCATATTTCAAAATCCCGGCAGAGGTGAATTAAAACTTGCCTATAACGAAATAATCGGTTAATTATTCAACAACTGCAAAATAAGGAGATTCACATGATCCTGGTGGCGGGTGCGACTGGTAAAATCGGAAGTAAGCTGGTGCCCAAACTTTTAAAAGACGGATATCAGGTCCGAGCAATCAGCCGTAATCAAGAAAACCTCAAGCAACTTATCGAACAGGGTGTCGATCCCGCGGTCGGCGACCTCCTGGATGCCGACTTTGTGCGCCAAGCCCTCAGCGGTTGCGAACAGGCTTTTTTCATCGTCCAGGGCAGTCCCTCCTCGGGACAGCATCAGGGAGAGGAAGCCCAGATGGGCAAGAATTTCGTCACCGCCGCCAAAGATGAGGGAGTTAAGCATATCGTTTTCTCAGGTTCGATGGGGGCCGAGGGGCGTTCCGGCTGCCCGATTCTGGACGCTAAGGTGATTGTCGAAAAGCAATTCGAAGAATCTGGTCTATCTGTGACTGTTTTCAGGCCGGGAAATTTCTTCGACAATATGTTTGCCTTTCTGGAGACGATATCTTCCGGTTTCTTTACACTGCCTCTCGATGGTTCAGTGAAAATCCCCCATATCGCCGCTGCGGATATAGCCGAATATGCTCGCCTGGCATTTAAACGGGGTCCACAGGGATTCGAAGTATATGACCTCGCTTATCCGGATCCGGTTTCGATGTTCGATATCGCCATGGAGGTCTCGGATAACCTCGGACGTATGATCAAGTATATGCGCATTTCCGATGAACAGTTTATCGAAGTTTTCACCGGTTTCGGAATATCATTTCAGTTCTGTGAAGATATGCTGGCCATGTTCCGCTGGTTTGAGCAGGATGATTTTCGATTTGATCCTCAAAAAGCGATCGATCAGTTCGGCCACTCTCCCATGAGCCTGCAGGATTTTATACCCGAACTGACCCGGCATATCAAGTAATCGGATTAGTCAAAGGCTTTACACGACGAAATTAATCAACTTTTTTCGAATCCTTTACCAATAAGTGTAGTATTATATATATACGGTATTTGGACGGAAACTGAAAAATATATACAGGACTTGAAAATTACAGGTATTTTTAGTATTATATATTGTCAGGTTTTTCTGGCGATGAGAGTTTGGCTGGCCTGATGGACACCGTTGATCCAGGGAAAGCTGAGTGTATGTGTAAGATTTACAAGCTGTTACTGAGGCAGTATCAGTTGATAAATTGTAAGTAAATTTGTACTTTTGGGAACCATTAAACCGGAGGAGCGGTTCTACAAGCCAGAGTCTTCTGGCTCTGGGCCGCTAAACGCTTTGAGCGATACAGACGTACAGAAGAAACAAAGGGAGTTTGAAGATACAGCCATGGATCATACTGATGCGCTGTATCGGACCGCCCTGCGGATGACGAAAAACGAAAAAGACGCGGAGGATTTGGTACAGGAAACTTTGTTAAAGGCATACCGCTTTTTTGACAGATTTGAACCTGGAACGAATATCAAGGCCTGGCTCTTTAAAATCATGATGAATATCTTCATTAATGACTATCGTCAGAAGAGCAAAAAGCCGACCTCCATGTCATATGAAGATGTTGATGATAATTATCTTTACCATCAATTGAAGTTTTCGAAAACGGATGCGGTTGATCCGGAGCAAGCGCTGTTCAACCGGATTCTCGACGATGATGTTAAAAGGGCGATTGAGGAATTACCTGATGATTTCCGGATAGTTGTTGTTTTGGCTTTCCTGGAGGAGTTCTCTTACCAGGAAATAGCAGAAATCGCCGGACTTCAGTTGGGAACAGTGAAATCGCGGTTACACCGGGGCAGAAAGTTGTTACAAAAGAGTTTATGGGATTATGCTCAGAAAAATGGTTTTCTGAAAGCAAGGGGGAAATCTGTAAAGGGTGATTAATTATGAAGTGCCGTGAAGCTTTGCAACTTTTGTACGAGTACCTCGACAGGCAACTCGGTGATGCCCAGGTGGATGAGATCAAAGAACATCTGGCAAAATGTAAAAACTGCTGTGATACTTACAATTTCGAAGAAAATCTGAACAACCTGATCCGCCAGAAATCTCGTCAGGATGTCTCCAGTGAGGTGGTCAATCTCAAATCCAAAGTTTTAGATATGATTCACAAGGAGGATCCTGAAGCGGAGCCCGGTGAAAACTCCAAATCTACAACTGATATCAAGGGAAAGTCGAAAGGCAACAACTCCCCTTTTTTTAGGTTTAAGCCTCTGATGGGAGTAGCGGCGCTATTTTTAATAGCGGTCGTCAGCCTCTATTTTTACTTTTCATCCTCAAACAAGCATTTGCAGGCCGAAGTCCTGAATCCGTTTTTGAAGAATCATGAACTGGCGTTGACCGGTGGAGCCAGTATGGACATCGCCGATTCCAATCCCGATGTTATCGCTTCAGCGCTGGCGGGAAAGATGGTTCTTCCCCGCCATGTATTCATGGCCGACAGCAACTGCTATCCGGCTATGGGCCGAGTGGATACTTCCAAAGGATGTCCCTATGCCCAGATCATCTACGATGTCTACGGCAGTGAAGTCTCTGTCTTCGTCATGAAAAAAGAGGACAATCCGGAGATGGCGAAAATGATGTCGAAGAAAAACAATGCCAACGTCAATTTCATTGAACTGGATTCGAAGTCGATGGTCGTCTGGCAGTGCGAAGCCTTCTGGTATGTCGCTATCGGTGATCTCGACCAGGACAGGTTCGAAACCTTTGTTTCACACTTTGCCTTAAACTGAATTTAATATACTCTGAGCTTTATCACAGTCTCTGGCAGTGCGGGCAGTAGTGAGTCCCCCGCTGGGCGACTGTGATTTTTTTTATC
This window encodes:
- the amrA gene encoding AmmeMemoRadiSam system protein A, translating into MALTDAEKDQLKKLARDSIRSRFDSTVIPGLKLNSDLLKENRGAFVTLKKNGQLRGCIGLVEGIRPLYEAVIEMAQAAAFEDPRFSPVREEEVDQLEIEISVMTPLKRIRDLNLIEVGKHGLVIKFGYNSGLLLPQVATEYGWDRDTFLQQTCLKAGLPPESYQDPETEIYTFSAEVF
- the amrB gene encoding AmmeMemoRadiSam system protein B encodes the protein MSCIYILTSYLRSMTSQNLHTDEERYPATAGSFYPRDPVDLSRMIAKFMAESGKVVNSGNIQAVIAPHAGYMYSGPVAASAYKQLEGLKYDRVVVISPSHTTFFTGCSIYNGQAYVTPLGKLFIDTDMTARLADINPSKIYLSARGHTGGGMRQEHSLEVQLPFLQLVLGDFKLVPIVMGEQEWDVISALGESLASAFENSSTLIVASTDLSHFHSSDIASEKDSLIRQKVEDFDPEGLYKTIAEGKAEACGGGPMTAAMIAAKKLGAKHSTVTDYADSGEITGDRSEVVGYLAAVLHGD
- a CDS encoding NAD(P)H-binding protein, which translates into the protein MILVAGATGKIGSKLVPKLLKDGYQVRAISRNQENLKQLIEQGVDPAVGDLLDADFVRQALSGCEQAFFIVQGSPSSGQHQGEEAQMGKNFVTAAKDEGVKHIVFSGSMGAEGRSGCPILDAKVIVEKQFEESGLSVTVFRPGNFFDNMFAFLETISSGFFTLPLDGSVKIPHIAAADIAEYARLAFKRGPQGFEVYDLAYPDPVSMFDIAMEVSDNLGRMIKYMRISDEQFIEVFTGFGISFQFCEDMLAMFRWFEQDDFRFDPQKAIDQFGHSPMSLQDFIPELTRHIK
- a CDS encoding sigma-70 family RNA polymerase sigma factor, with product MDHTDALYRTALRMTKNEKDAEDLVQETLLKAYRFFDRFEPGTNIKAWLFKIMMNIFINDYRQKSKKPTSMSYEDVDDNYLYHQLKFSKTDAVDPEQALFNRILDDDVKRAIEELPDDFRIVVVLAFLEEFSYQEIAEIAGLQLGTVKSRLHRGRKLLQKSLWDYAQKNGFLKARGKSVKGD